CAGATCTTCCAGCAGCTTCTTCTTGCCTGCGCCTGCCATTCGTATCCTCGAGGCGTTTTTTTCCAGTTCCAGGCAAATGACCGGTTTCCGGTTTCCTGCCGGGCCGACGCCCACCAGGGCGCTTCGAAAAACATCCGGGTGGTTGTTGAATATGGCTTCACAGGGAACGGTAAAAAGCGTCTCCTTGGCCGTGACCACCCGATGGCTCTTGCGGCCGCAGAACCAGAGACGCCCTTCACCGTCGAACCAGCCCAGGTCACCCATTCTGTGCCAGATGGTGTCACCGTCGGGAATCTTGCCCAACCGGTCCTGTCCCGGCCTCCGAAAATATTCGCGGGTAACCCGTTCCCCCTGCACGGCGATCTCGCCGATTTCGCCCTCGGGCAGGGCCAGGTTTTCGGACCATTCCGCAATGGGATCATCGTTGATGCGAATGATTTTGACCGTCACGCCGTCAATGGGATAACCGACGCAAATGCCGAACCCTTTTTCACTCAACTGCCGCGTTTTGGACAGCACTTCATGGCTGCCGACGGCGGCAACCGGCATGGCCTCGGTGGCGCCGTAGCCCGGGAATATCTGTGTATCATCGTTGAGCATGCAGCTGAAACATTCCAGAATTTCCGGCAGAACCGGAGCTCCCGCGGATATTACTCTTTTCAGCGAGGGCAGCCTGATGCCGTTGTCACGCCCGAACCGACCCACCCGGTTCAGCAAGGCGGGCGAGGCGAACATGTTGGTGACGCCATTGCGCAGGACGGCCTCTATAATTTTTCGCGGGTCGACCCTGGCCGGCTGGGTGGGGTCCATGTCCGGAATGACGGCCGTCATGCCCAGGGCAGGGTCGAAAAGTGCGAACAGGGGATAGGTCGGGAGATCGATTTCACCGGGCTGGATGTCGAAATGATCGCGGATGCCGGTCAATTGGGCGTCGAATATGCCGTGCGTGTAGACAACGCCTTTGGCCGGGCCGGTGCTGCCGGTCGTGAAGAGGATAGCGGCGGTTTCATCCCTGGCGGTTTCGGCAATGGGAAACCGTTTCCAGGGGGTTTTCCTGATATCTCCAAACGAAAATCCCTTCCAGAACCATTTCCTGCCCACGGTCACCGCTATTTTTACACTTTGAAAAAATTTCGGATAAAGCGTTCGGAGCGCGTGGGCCGGAGGGATGCCGATAAGGGCCGTGGCCCGGCTCTCTTTCAGACAGGCAAGCATCCGCTTGACGCCCATGCCGGGATCCACCACCACGGGCACGGCCCCGACCTTGAAAAGGGCGAAAGTGAGAGCAAAAAAGGCCGGTCCGGGCTTGACCATCAGGATGGTTCGGATTCCCCTCCTGATACCTGCGGCGACAAGGCCGTGGGCCAAGCAGTCCGATTCCCTGTCCAATTGCCGGAACGTCAGGTGCGTGTAAAGCGCGTTCCCGGTTTTGTCCCGGCCGGCCGGACTGATAACGGCACGCGTGTACGGCTGCTGCCTGGCCGCTTCGGCCAGATAAACGGCTACATTCACGAAATCGGAATCGGTATCTTTCATATTATAAATAATAACTTTGGGTTAATATTATATATATAAACCTTAACATGAATCTGGCAACACCGGATGACCGACGATCCACGCCCTTCGTCACCGGGTTCACCTGTTCAAGAACACTTTCATTGCGGCGATAACTTCCGTGGCAGCATCCTCCAACACATAGTGCCCTGCATCGGGAAACGTATGGATTTCGGCGTCCGGAAAACGTTTTTGCCACTCAACCAGGTAATCCATGTCGAACACGAAATCTTTTTCTCCCCACAGGATCAGCATGGGGATTTTTTTCAATACCGCCAGCCGGCGGTCGGATTCGGCGACAACAGCGTAGCTGGCATCGCCGGGAAACAAAGGAATGTCCTGCACGAACGTTAGGGTCGCGATACGGTTTTTCCAGGAGTTGTAAGGTGCTGTCAGGCCGTTTTTAACATCGTGCCGGAGGCCTTTTGCCGAGCACATGGACAAAGCCGCCCGTGAAAACAGGTTGAAGCCCAGAACGGCCGGTGTCCCAACCCATGCCAGGCGGCGGATAATCCATATCCGCAAGGGGATCTTCTTCCCGTTGGGAGGGAGGAAGGCCGCCGTGTTCAATAGGATTATTTTATCTATATTTTCGATATGCCGGAGGGCATAGGCACATCCGATCATTCCGCCCCAATCGTGCAGTACGAGGGTGATTTTTTTCTCTATGTTCAGCGTGTGTAAAAAGATCTCCAGGTCGGCAATGCGTCTTTGCAGGGTATAGTCATATCGATCCGGACGCGGTTTTTCGGAAAGTCCGCATCCGATGTGATCCGGAGCGATCATGCGTCGTTTGTCGGCAAAGGCTTTGATCACTTCACGGAAATAAAACGACCAGGTGGGATTGCCGTGGAGCATGACCACAGGGTCACCCGTCCCCTCGTCCACGTAATGGTATTGGAAGCCGTTGACCTCCATGTAGTTGGATTCGAAGGGGTACAGATGCCTGAAGGGCGTCAGGTCGATGTTGTGCTGATATGTCAAAGCAATCCCTTATGAAGCCTTTAAAGCAGTTGGCTATTGTCTCTGGATGCCTGCCTTCGCACGCATGACGCTGAAAAAGCCTACGACTAAAATAACTAATATAATATGCGGTTTAAAATAGCAGTCTTTTTTGCTTGAGAAAAAGGCTACCATTTTAAACCGAGCATCATGCAGTTTAAACCGCTTCCTATTCCCAGCATGCCGACAATGTCTCCCGCTTCCAGGAAACCGCGTTCGGCCGCCAAGGCCGCCGTAATGGGCAGGGACACCGTCCCGATATTGCCCAGGTATCGAAATGTCGTAAAGTCCTTTTCCTTTTCGACACCGATGGATCGCAGCAACGTGTCCTGGTGTGTGGCCCCTACTTGGTGACACACCACCTTGTCCGGCCGGCCCTCTTCGAGGTTAAGCTCGCGCTTGAAGGCGGCGAAGGTCTCGATGCCCAGGGACACCCCATTCTGCAGAACCCCGACCGAGTCGGTGTTCATGACCTGCCGGCCGGAGGCGGGCAGATCGTTGTCGGGCCCCCAGGTGCACAGGGCATGGTGCTCGAGGGCCGAGCGGAATACACCGCCCAGGAGCCGCGGGCCCGATTCGAGCAGGTCGGATCTGGCCAGCACGACGGCGACCGCTCCCGACCCGCCGGTGAGAGTGGCCACGGTTTGCTTGAAAACCGCCATGCTGAGCGAATCGAGGAGACGCTCGACGGTGGCCTCGACGATTTGCCGGGCGGATTCGCAGGACAGGACGATGCCCGCCCGGATGTGTCCCAACTCGATGGCATTGGCGACCTGCACCATGCCGTTGACGATTCCCAGGCAGGCGTTGGAAACGTCATACACAAGCGTCTCGGGTCCCAGTCCCAGGCCGTCGGCGACGGCACAGGCCGTGGCCGGTTCCAGATTTTCACGACAGACGCCGCCGTAGACCAGCATCTGTATGGCATCCAGGGGCAGATTGCAGGTGTCGATCGCCTTTTGACCGGCTCGAATGGCACCGGTGGAAATCTTGAAATCCCGATCCCAGAAGCGCCTTTCACGAATACCGGTGAGGGATTCCAGCTGCCCCTTTTTAAAATGCAGTTCCCGGTACAGGGGCTCCAGCCGGTTTTCGAGGTCCGCCGAGGTGACGACATTGGGCGGCAGTTCGTAGCCGAAAGCGGCGATGGATACGTTGGTGTATTTCATATTCTTATTCTTTTAATTTCAAGGAAAAATTCTCCATTTTATATATCACAAGACCGTCCACACGCAAGAGTCCATCGGCGACGAGCAAGGGGGACGGGTTGTCCCGGCGCCGGGTGACGGCGGCCTCGACGGTAACCTCGCTGTTTGCGGGCAATACCTGCCCCCGGTAGGTCCAGGCATGCGCGCCGTTGCCGGCAAGGGACCAGTTACCCCGGTCCGAATCCGTCCACTGATCGATGGCCATGTATTTCAAAAGCTGAAAAAGCGATTCCAGGCCGAGCGATCCCGGGCAGACCGGATCCTGAAAAAAATGGGCCCTGAAAAACCACTCTCCGGGATCGACCGTTTTAACGGCTCTGATATACCCGAGGCCGTGCGGCCCACCGCGCGGCCGGTAGTCTTCGATTCTGTCGATCATTCGCAGGGCCTTGGCCGGCATGGCCCTCTGCAACGGCGCCGGATATCGCTCGTCATCCGGTGTCAGGGGAGGGTGGTCCTCCAGCGTCTCGGCCCCGACGCCCGCCTGTCCATCCGGCACCCAGGGGTAGTCAGGCGGCAGATCGCGGGAACGGATGCCCACCTGAGCCGCAAGGGCCTTTTTAGTGAAAAAACCGAAATTGGTTTCTCCGTGGTACACGGGTTCGTTGCCGCGCAGCACCTCGAATTCGAAGGCCTCGATGAGCATGTCGCTCACTTCGGAAAACCGTGTGAGACGGGAACGCACGGTAAGGGTGCAGGATTCGGGCGGGAGATCCCGCAAAAGCGTGGCCTTGCCGTCCAGGTTTCGAAAATGCAGACCCTTTTCACTTTTGAGTGCGGAACCCATGTAGGCTGCCAGCCAACCGCATGGCTGCAGGGCGATTTCATTCAGTATGCAGTAAGGCAGCATGGGAATACGGTTGGCCCGGAAGTACCAGGCTAATGGATCGACATCCACTTCCGACGTGACCCAGCCGTCCGGTTCCAGCAGCCACGGACTGGGCTCCACGGCGATGACCCGGTCCATGAGAAGATAGGGCGGGCGCGGCAGCCTGGCGATGAAGCGCCCCCGGTCGAAAGGACGGTAGGGGGCGCCGAAAACATCGGCCGGGCTGCCGGAGGCAAACGCCTCC
The Deltaproteobacteria bacterium genome window above contains:
- a CDS encoding AMP-binding protein — encoded protein: MKDTDSDFVNVAVYLAEAARQQPYTRAVISPAGRDKTGNALYTHLTFRQLDRESDCLAHGLVAAGIRRGIRTILMVKPGPAFFALTFALFKVGAVPVVVDPGMGVKRMLACLKESRATALIGIPPAHALRTLYPKFFQSVKIAVTVGRKWFWKGFSFGDIRKTPWKRFPIAETARDETAAILFTTGSTGPAKGVVYTHGIFDAQLTGIRDHFDIQPGEIDLPTYPLFALFDPALGMTAVIPDMDPTQPARVDPRKIIEAVLRNGVTNMFASPALLNRVGRFGRDNGIRLPSLKRVISAGAPVLPEILECFSCMLNDDTQIFPGYGATEAMPVAAVGSHEVLSKTRQLSEKGFGICVGYPIDGVTVKIIRINDDPIAEWSENLALPEGEIGEIAVQGERVTREYFRRPGQDRLGKIPDGDTIWHRMGDLGWFDGEGRLWFCGRKSHRVVTAKETLFTVPCEAIFNNHPDVFRSALVGVGPAGNRKPVICLELEKNASRIRMAGAGKKKLLEDLSALAKGNVMTAEIDTFLFHKSFPVDIRHNSKIFREKLAVWAQKKLG
- a CDS encoding alpha/beta fold hydrolase translates to MTYQHNIDLTPFRHLYPFESNYMEVNGFQYHYVDEGTGDPVVMLHGNPTWSFYFREVIKAFADKRRMIAPDHIGCGLSEKPRPDRYDYTLQRRIADLEIFLHTLNIEKKITLVLHDWGGMIGCAYALRHIENIDKIILLNTAAFLPPNGKKIPLRIWIIRRLAWVGTPAVLGFNLFSRAALSMCSAKGLRHDVKNGLTAPYNSWKNRIATLTFVQDIPLFPGDASYAVVAESDRRLAVLKKIPMLILWGEKDFVFDMDYLVEWQKRFPDAEIHTFPDAGHYVLEDAATEVIAAMKVFLNR
- a CDS encoding 3-oxoacyl-ACP synthase III, whose translation is MKYTNVSIAAFGYELPPNVVTSADLENRLEPLYRELHFKKGQLESLTGIRERRFWDRDFKISTGAIRAGQKAIDTCNLPLDAIQMLVYGGVCRENLEPATACAVADGLGLGPETLVYDVSNACLGIVNGMVQVANAIELGHIRAGIVLSCESARQIVEATVERLLDSLSMAVFKQTVATLTGGSGAVAVVLARSDLLESGPRLLGGVFRSALEHHALCTWGPDNDLPASGRQVMNTDSVGVLQNGVSLGIETFAAFKRELNLEEGRPDKVVCHQVGATHQDTLLRSIGVEKEKDFTTFRYLGNIGTVSLPITAALAAERGFLEAGDIVGMLGIGSGLNCMMLGLKW